The stretch of DNA CGCCCGACTTCGTGAGGCGATGCAGGATGCCCGAGTTCGTATCCAGACCCGAATCGTTGATGCCGCCCCCATGGTCGCCGGCGCCCTCGCGCGGGTCGCTGGAGGTGGTGTAGATGATCGGGCTGCCGGCAGTGCCGGTCACGTAGATGCCCGTGATCTGCCGTGTGTTGGTGAGCGTCGACGTGGACGTGTTCAGCTCGCCGTCGTCGTCGTGGTTCGGCGTATTGAGCTTGACAATGTTGATCGACTCGGTGTTGGTGATCACATAGTCCTGCGGTCCGTTACGGACGATCGTATAGGCCAGGATCAACCCGTTTTTCTGCGCGACGTACAGGCGCCCGTCCGGGCCGAACTGGAGCGTCGTCGGCAGGATCAGGTTTTCGCCCTGGAGACCGCTGGGATCGAATGCCACGACTTGCGCGGCGGCCTTGTCCGCGGAGTTCGGGCGATAGATGAGGCGTTTCTTCCACGGAGCGGCGCTTTCCGAAACCTCGGGCACCGGAACTTCGCTCACCTGGGCCGCCGCCGGCAGGCCGGCGAAAAGGAACAACGCACTAATAGCAATCCATCGTACGCAACGACGCAACGGTGCATTCATATCGATTAAGATCTTGGATCGGACGTAAAAAACGAAGCGGAATGGGGAATTGACGTTCTGAGGCGCAAGGGCATCCCGGCTGTATCACGCGATGCGCGCGCCGCAAGCCTCTCCAAATACATGCCAACATGGCAAGGCGACTCCCTCCGCCCGGCAGTCGTGCCATATACGAAAAGCTCCGGAACAGGATCGCGCCTCTACGGAGAAATGCTACGACAGGCTACCTGCTCCCGGATACACTACATCGCCGGGAGGCCCCTATCGGTTCCAGGATGGGATAGCGAGGTAAAAAAACGGGGAACGCCGCTCCGGTTAGATGCCGCTCAGCACATTTCTTTTCAATCGGCCCACCATCCAGCCGTTGAGCAACGCCAGCACGATGGCGGCGCCACCCCACTGCACGAGACAGGTCATCACGCTGTACGGATCCGTCGGATCGAACCACGTGGTCGGCGCATATTCGGTTGCCGACAAATACAGCCACCACCCCAGCAGCACGATGGCCTGAAACGGGATGAGATACTTGATCTGCACATCCCACAGCTTGCTGACGCTCCAGTCCATCGGCGTGCCGTTGATCTCCTCGCGGCGGAAGTGAGCCACCCCGAAACGCATGACCGCGAACGCGATCAGGGCCCCGGAAATCATCAGGGCGACGCCCCACACGAAATCCTGGTTGCCGAACACGTTCAGGTTGACCGCCGACGGGATGCCGAGCAGAAATCCGAGCGTCGCCACCGAAAGCACGGCGCGATTGCGCGACAGTCCGCCATCCACCAGCATCCGGGCCGCCAGTTCGATCATGGAGATGAGCGAGCTGAAGGCCGCGAAGGAGAGTCCGAGGAAAAACAGCGCGGCGAAGGCGGTGCCGAACGGCATCTGGGCGAACAGCTGCGGCATCCAGATGAACGTCAGGCCCGTCGAGGCCGGCCCGCTGTTCTGCATCACCGAAAGCACCTCGCTTTTGTTCATCTCGGCGCCCAGGATCGCGAAACAGGCGGAAAAGATCGTGATCGCGGCGAGGAGGGATACGGTGTTGTTGCCGACCCCGGTGATGAAGGCGTTCTTGACCACCCCGTGACGGTGCTGCATGTAGGCCCCGTACGTCAGGATGAGGCCCCAGCCGGCGCCAGTGTCCCACGCATTTTGCGTCAGCGCATCCAGCCACAGCCGCGGGTTGGCCAGCGTGTCCCACTGCGGGGTGAAGAGGTACCGGATGCCGTCGCCCGCACCGTTCAGTGTTACGGCGCGGCCCAGCGCGATCAACACGATGAGCAGCAGCGCCGGGATGAGAAACTTGTTGGCGCGCTCGATCGAGGACACCCCGCGCCAGACGATGAGGCCGCCGATCAGCATGGCGAGGCCGTGATACATGATCGGCATGTATCCCCCTTGAAACTGGTCCCAGATGCCCTGCGCGGCGTCCGTCGTGAGCGGGAGCGGCTGGGATACGGTCTGCACGAAATAAAACAGGCACCACCCGTTCACGACCGAATAATAGAACATGATGGCGGACGCGACGAACCCGATGAAGGCGCCCATCCAGGCGAATTTTTCGCCGGCGATCAGCGAAAACGTCCCGACGAGCCCCATGCGCCCCTTGCGGCCCAGCGCATACTCCGCCATGATCAGCGGGATGCTCCAGACGAACAGAAAGATCAGCCACGCGATCAGAAAAGCCCCCGCGCCATCCTCTCCCGCATTCTGCGCCGCAATCCGGGGAAACCGCCAGATATTACCGGTACCTACGGCAATGCCCAGGACGCTGAGTATGAGCCCGAGACGTGAGGAAAAACGAAGTTCGGTATGGTCGTTCATGGCCATCGATCAGGATGCGCGCGATCCCGCGCGCGAATAAGGACGGTGGGGCGGCCGGCAGGG from Rhodothermales bacterium encodes:
- a CDS encoding sodium-dependent transporter, with product MNDHTELRFSSRLGLILSVLGIAVGTGNIWRFPRIAAQNAGEDGAGAFLIAWLIFLFVWSIPLIMAEYALGRKGRMGLVGTFSLIAGEKFAWMGAFIGFVASAIMFYYSVVNGWCLFYFVQTVSQPLPLTTDAAQGIWDQFQGGYMPIMYHGLAMLIGGLIVWRGVSSIERANKFLIPALLLIVLIALGRAVTLNGAGDGIRYLFTPQWDTLANPRLWLDALTQNAWDTGAGWGLILTYGAYMQHRHGVVKNAFITGVGNNTVSLLAAITIFSACFAILGAEMNKSEVLSVMQNSGPASTGLTFIWMPQLFAQMPFGTAFAALFFLGLSFAAFSSLISMIELAARMLVDGGLSRNRAVLSVATLGFLLGIPSAVNLNVFGNQDFVWGVALMISGALIAFAVMRFGVAHFRREEINGTPMDWSVSKLWDVQIKYLIPFQAIVLLGWWLYLSATEYAPTTWFDPTDPYSVMTCLVQWGGAAIVLALLNGWMVGRLKRNVLSGI